From a single Candidatus Sulfotelmatobacter sp. genomic region:
- the tatA gene encoding twin-arginine translocase TatA/TatE family subunit: MFEGLFQPTHLLLIAGIALLVFGPKKLPELGKGLGESIRGFKSAMTAKEEEKPTSKTESTDSK, translated from the coding sequence ATGTTTGAAGGCCTGTTTCAGCCCACGCATCTGCTCCTCATCGCCGGAATTGCTCTACTGGTTTTCGGCCCCAAAAAACTTCCCGAACTCGGCAAAGGGCTTGGCGAAAGCATTCGCGGCTTCAAATCGGCAATGACCGCGAAAGAAGAAGAAAAGCCCACGTCGAAGACGGAGTCAACCGACAGCAAGTGA
- a CDS encoding threonine synthase, translated as MLTHLECTRCGEHYPADRPQSVCPKDAGILYARYDLAAIRRAFSSARLAGRAPTMWRYDAVLPEANPVTLGEGFTPMLASREFPNVYIKDEGLNPTGSFKARGLSAAVTMARHFGPKFGLKKLAIPSAGNAASALAAYAAAAGLEAHIFMPKDVPVANRIECDYYGAHVTLVDGLISDCARKVADLKESELWKKDGWFDVSTTKEPYRVEGKKTMGYEVAEQLGWRMPQGIIYPTGGGVGLLGMWKAFDEMEALGWIGPERPKMITVQSSGCAPIVKAFEEGKPSSEMWPNAATLASGLRVPKPYGDYLILDILKKSKGAAIAATDEEIVEATHHWARHEGIFAAPEGAASLVAYRKLRATEFFKPEDTVVLFNTGTGLKYLDVLDTKHVAPDAFVRGATTKKPSSRQIGGIIGPY; from the coding sequence ATGCTGACTCATCTCGAATGCACCCGCTGCGGCGAACACTATCCCGCGGACCGCCCGCAATCGGTTTGTCCGAAAGACGCCGGCATTCTCTACGCCCGCTACGATCTGGCGGCGATCAGGCGCGCGTTCTCTTCGGCGCGTCTGGCCGGACGCGCCCCCACCATGTGGCGCTACGACGCCGTCTTGCCTGAAGCCAACCCCGTCACGCTCGGCGAAGGCTTCACGCCCATGCTGGCCAGCCGCGAATTTCCCAATGTTTATATAAAAGACGAAGGCCTCAATCCCACCGGATCATTCAAGGCGCGCGGACTCTCCGCCGCCGTTACCATGGCTCGCCACTTCGGCCCGAAGTTCGGATTGAAAAAACTCGCGATTCCCTCCGCCGGCAATGCCGCCAGTGCGCTCGCCGCCTACGCCGCCGCCGCGGGGCTCGAAGCGCACATTTTCATGCCGAAAGATGTCCCCGTGGCCAACCGTATCGAGTGCGATTATTACGGCGCGCATGTGACGTTGGTCGACGGGCTCATCAGCGACTGCGCTCGTAAAGTTGCAGACCTGAAGGAATCCGAGCTTTGGAAAAAAGACGGATGGTTCGACGTCAGCACTACCAAAGAACCCTATCGCGTCGAGGGCAAAAAAACCATGGGCTACGAAGTCGCCGAACAGCTGGGATGGAGAATGCCGCAAGGCATCATCTATCCCACGGGTGGTGGCGTCGGCCTGCTCGGAATGTGGAAGGCCTTCGACGAAATGGAAGCCCTGGGCTGGATCGGGCCAGAGCGCCCGAAGATGATTACAGTGCAATCATCCGGTTGCGCTCCCATTGTGAAGGCCTTTGAAGAAGGAAAGCCGTCGTCGGAAATGTGGCCGAACGCCGCGACCTTAGCATCGGGCCTGCGCGTGCCTAAGCCTTATGGCGACTACCTGATTCTCGATATTCTAAAGAAAAGCAAAGGCGCCGCCATTGCTGCCACCGATGAAGAGATCGTGGAAGCCACCCACCATTGGGCTAGACACGAAGGCATCTTCGCCGCGCCCGAAGGTGCAGCCAGCCTGGTCGCCTACCGCAAACTCCGCGCCACCGAATTCTTCAAACCCGAAGACACGGTTGTCCTGTTTAACACCGGCACAGGCCTGAAATATCTGGACGTGCTGGATACGAAACACGTAGCCCCGGACGCATTCGTCCGGGGAGCCACTACCAAGAAACCATCATCCCGCCAAATCGGCGGCATCATCGGGCCGTATTGA
- a CDS encoding alpha/beta hydrolase, translating to MDTITVKDGTQIFYKDWGTGQPLVFHHGWPLSADDWDAQMMFFLERGFRVIAHDRRGHGRSTQTVTGNEMDTYAADVKELVDKLDLRNAVHIGHSTGGGEVARYVARYGNGRVAKAVLISSVPPIMVKTDKNPGGLPIEVFDKFREETAKHRSQFYLDTTLPFYGFNRPGAKVSQGVRENWWRQGMMGGIKAQYDCIKAFSETDFTEDLKKIDVPTLVMHGEDDQIVPFADAGPLSAKLLKNATTKFYPGFPHGMPTTQADQINADLLAFVKS from the coding sequence ATGGACACGATCACAGTCAAAGACGGCACGCAGATTTTCTACAAAGACTGGGGCACAGGGCAGCCGCTCGTATTCCACCATGGTTGGCCGCTTTCGGCGGATGACTGGGACGCGCAGATGATGTTTTTTCTCGAACGCGGATTCCGCGTGATCGCGCATGACCGCCGCGGCCATGGGCGCTCCACGCAAACGGTTACCGGCAACGAAATGGATACATATGCCGCCGACGTGAAGGAGTTGGTCGACAAGCTTGACCTGCGCAATGCTGTTCACATCGGCCATTCGACGGGTGGTGGAGAAGTTGCCCGGTATGTGGCTCGTTACGGTAACGGCAGAGTGGCGAAGGCGGTGTTGATCAGCTCTGTGCCGCCGATCATGGTGAAGACTGATAAGAATCCGGGCGGGCTGCCGATCGAAGTGTTCGATAAATTTCGCGAGGAAACGGCCAAGCATCGTTCGCAGTTCTACCTCGACACCACGCTTCCCTTCTATGGTTTTAACCGGCCGGGAGCAAAGGTTTCGCAGGGCGTGCGAGAGAACTGGTGGCGGCAGGGAATGATGGGCGGGATCAAGGCTCAATATGATTGCATCAAGGCCTTCTCCGAGACCGACTTCACCGAGGACTTGAAGAAGATTGATGTGCCCACGCTGGTGATGCACGGCGAAGACGACCAGATCGTTCCCTTCGCCGATGCCGGGCCGCTTTCAGCCAAGCTGCTGAAGAATGCCACAACGAAGTTTTATCCTGGGTTTCCACATGGCATGCCGACGACGCAGGCGGATCAGATCAATGCCGACTTGCTGGCGTTCGTGAAGAGTTGA
- a CDS encoding DHHA1 domain-containing protein: MTTRLYYHDSFLYDFDAEVRDVIATPRPAIILDRTAFYPTSGGQVFDTGKITAGSTEFEVTEVADTEDGKVVHYVESVKDVKPGARVRGQIDGARRRDHMQQHSGQHVLSSAFVRLHGMATVSFHMADDYCSIDLDTPTLTKEQIESAERLANEIILENREVDIRFVTRAEAGKLGLRKLPPTERDELRLIDIRDFDLTACGGTHVARTGQIASILLRKTEKVRQGWRVEFVAGQRAVATARRDYSALTETAALFSAHIYDVPQQARKLLDEIRSLRKEREQSLEELAGVYAASLLAQTPEVNGRRVVIRTLADRDLNFVKLLAQKLTRLSPHVIALLATTSPQPALVFAQSAGQPFDMGALLKEAMAKLGGRGGGSKDMAQGGVPNAAGIDDALKAVAAMIEKGD, translated from the coding sequence ATGACCACGCGCCTCTATTACCACGATTCCTTCCTTTATGACTTCGACGCCGAAGTTCGCGACGTGATCGCAACCCCGCGCCCCGCCATCATTCTCGATCGCACTGCGTTCTATCCCACCAGCGGCGGCCAGGTCTTCGACACCGGAAAAATCACTGCCGGTTCCACCGAATTCGAAGTCACCGAAGTCGCCGACACAGAAGACGGCAAGGTCGTGCACTACGTCGAGTCCGTAAAAGACGTGAAGCCCGGAGCCCGCGTCCGCGGCCAGATCGACGGCGCCCGCCGCCGCGACCACATGCAGCAGCACTCCGGCCAGCACGTGCTTTCGTCAGCTTTCGTGCGGCTCCACGGCATGGCGACCGTTTCGTTCCACATGGCCGACGATTATTGCTCGATCGATCTCGACACGCCGACGCTGACCAAAGAGCAAATCGAATCCGCCGAGCGCCTGGCCAACGAAATCATTTTGGAGAATCGCGAAGTAGATATTCGCTTCGTCACCCGTGCCGAAGCCGGGAAGCTTGGCCTGCGCAAACTGCCGCCCACCGAGCGCGACGAACTCCGCCTCATCGACATTCGCGACTTTGACCTGACCGCCTGCGGCGGCACGCACGTCGCCCGCACCGGACAGATCGCCAGCATCCTGCTGCGCAAAACCGAAAAAGTTCGCCAGGGATGGCGCGTGGAATTCGTCGCCGGCCAGCGTGCCGTCGCTACAGCTCGCCGCGACTACTCGGCGCTCACCGAAACCGCCGCGCTTTTTTCCGCGCACATCTACGACGTGCCGCAGCAGGCGCGCAAGTTGCTCGACGAGATCAGATCGCTGCGGAAAGAACGAGAGCAGTCTCTCGAAGAATTGGCCGGTGTCTATGCCGCTTCTCTGCTCGCTCAAACTCCCGAAGTCAACGGTCGCCGCGTCGTCATTCGTACCCTCGCCGACCGCGACCTGAACTTCGTCAAGCTGCTCGCGCAGAAATTAACGCGGCTGTCTCCGCACGTCATCGCACTGCTGGCGACAACCTCTCCGCAGCCGGCGCTGGTCTTTGCGCAGTCCGCGGGCCAGCCCTTCGACATGGGCGCGCTGTTGAAAGAAGCAATGGCCAAACTAGGTGGCCGCGGCGGTGGTAGTAAAGACATGGCGCAAGGCGGCGTGCCAAACGCGGCCGGAATCGACGACGCACTTAAAGCTGTTGCTGCAATGATTGAAAAGGGAGATTGA
- a CDS encoding VOC family protein, whose protein sequence is MANPNASRVYYEGSQPILRVENMEASLRFYVDVLGFANASWGSDDFTSVNRDRAGIYLCRGGQGRGGAWVWLGVEDVVVIYEDLKGRGIPIRMPPTNFPWALEVHVEDPDGNVLRFGSEPKPGYPSSTKAQAHY, encoded by the coding sequence ATGGCGAATCCCAATGCATCCCGTGTGTACTACGAAGGCAGTCAACCGATTCTGCGCGTCGAAAATATGGAGGCCAGCCTGCGTTTCTATGTCGACGTCCTCGGATTCGCCAACGCCAGTTGGGGCAGCGACGACTTTACGTCCGTGAACCGTGATCGCGCCGGCATTTACTTGTGCCGCGGCGGACAGGGGCGCGGGGGCGCATGGGTGTGGCTCGGTGTCGAAGATGTTGTAGTCATCTACGAAGATTTGAAGGGCCGCGGCATCCCGATCCGCATGCCCCCCACGAATTTTCCGTGGGCGCTCGAGGTCCACGTGGAAGATCCCGACGGGAACGTATTGCGTTTCGGTTCCGAACCCAAGCCGGGTTACCCAAGTTCCACAAAAGCTCAGGCGCACTATTAA